In Nothobranchius furzeri strain GRZ-AD chromosome 18, NfurGRZ-RIMD1, whole genome shotgun sequence, a single genomic region encodes these proteins:
- the rhd gene encoding rh blood group, D antigen isoform X2 has translation MAPQYAPSLRSRLAPLLLCLQTLFIIISALYFKNRVTVNKDDLRNFYSGEFLLGGRAQKMKNYELFLFAEFQDVNVMVILGFGFLSTFLVRHGFSSTGFNLLVAAIASQWALILTGVESWFSAGRITVDLKSIVVAELCTASALIAVGSVLGKANPVQLTVIVLLEVSGFVLNEWLLRTLLKVRPLSSIMLLHIFGALFGLTLTWIMYRKGSEDGFEKEKFDRKSGLFSSLGGTVFLWMFWPSFNSVLVPDWTPWRKLGAVSSTYLALAVSAVTAAAVSVLCSPKGKLNLIQMQSCILAGGVAVGVSMSAVHEPWEAMAIGFTAAIVSTIGFKYLKKHMLLAYECHDTCAMLSTHGLPGLLGWLAQLVLQIKDCDDHTVATRFAVFHICTLFITISLSVSMGFLTGFLIKWNFCRPLQNKKCFDDQAFWEFPHLAAHK, from the exons ATGGCTCCTCAATACGCTCCAAGTCTGCGCTCCCGTTTGGCACCGTTACTGCTTTGTCTTCAGACTTTATTTATCATCATATCTGCGCTTTATTTTAAAAACAGAGTAACAGTGAACAAGGATGACCTAAGAAACTTTTACTCAGGTGAGTTTTTATTGGGGGGGAGGGCTCAAAAGATGAAAAACTATGAACTTTTTCTTTTTGCAGAATTCCAGGATGTGAACGTGATGGTGATTTTGGGGTTTGGCTTCTTGAGCACCTTCCTAGTGCGTCATGGTTTCAGCAGCACTGGGTTCAACCTCCTTGTTGCAGCCATTGCTTCCCAATGGGCGTTAATCCTCACAGGTGTGGAGTCATGGTTCAGCGCAGGAAGGATAACGGTGGATTTAAAAAG cATTGTGGTTGCTGAGTTGTGCACAGCTTCTGCACTGATTGCAGTTGGATCTGTGTTGGGGAAGGCCAACCCAGTCCAGCTCACTGTGATTGTCCTGCTGGAAGTGTCAGGGTTTGTTTTAAACGAATGGCTCCTCCGGACTCTGCTGAAA GTTCGACCCCTGAGCAGCATCATGCTGCTCCACATCTTCGGGGCCCTCTTTGGACTCACGCTGACATGGATCATGTATCGGAAAGGCTCAGAAGACGGATTTGAAAAGGAGAAATTTGACAGAAAATCTGGATTGTTTTCCTCACTGG GAGGTACGGTGTTCCTCTGGATGTTTTGGCCCAGTTTCAACTCTGTGCTTGTTCCTGATTGGACTCCTTGGAGAAAGTTGGGAGCGGTGAGCAGCACCTATCTGGCTCTAGCTGTTAGTGCTGTGACAGCAGCTGCAGTGTCTGTGCTGTGCAGCCCAAAAGGGAAACTCAACCTG ATCCAAATGCAGTCGTGCATCCTTGCTGGTGGTGTTGCAGTTGGCGTTTCCATGTCTGCTGTACATGAACCTTGGGAAGCCATGGCAATCGGATTCACCGCAGCCATTGTATCGACCATCGGATTCAAATATCTAAAG AAGCACATGCTGTTAGCGTACGAGTGCCACGACACCTGTGCCATGTTAAGCACACACGGGCTTCCTGGTCTACTGGGCTGGCTCGCACAACTTGTCCTGCAGATTAAAGACTGTGATGATCACACGGT GGCCACCCGATTTGCTGTGTTCCACATCTGTACTCTGTTTATTACCATCTCTCTGAGTGTGTCTATGGGGTTTCTTACAG GGTTTCTGATTAAATGGAACTTCTGTCGACCACTCCAAAACAAAAAATGCTTTGACGATCAAGCTTTCTGGGAG TTTCCACACCTTGCAGCACACAAGTAA
- the rhd gene encoding rh blood group, D antigen isoform X1 — protein MAPQYAPSLRSRLAPLLLCLQTLFIIISALYFKNRVTVNKDDLRNFYSEFQDVNVMVILGFGFLSTFLVRHGFSSTGFNLLVAAIASQWALILTGVESWFSAGRITVDLKSIVVAELCTASALIAVGSVLGKANPVQLTVIVLLEVSGFVLNEWLLRTLLKVRPLSSIMLLHIFGALFGLTLTWIMYRKGSEDGFEKEKFDRKSGLFSSLGGTVFLWMFWPSFNSVLVPDWTPWRKLGAVSSTYLALAVSAVTAAAVSVLCSPKGKLNLIQMQSCILAGGVAVGVSMSAVHEPWEAMAIGFTAAIVSTIGFKYLKKHMLLAYECHDTCAMLSTHGLPGLLGWLAQLVLQIKDCDDHTVATRFAVFHICTLFITISLSVSMGFLTGFLIKWNFCRPLQNKKCFDDQAFWEFPHLAAHK, from the exons ATGGCTCCTCAATACGCTCCAAGTCTGCGCTCCCGTTTGGCACCGTTACTGCTTTGTCTTCAGACTTTATTTATCATCATATCTGCGCTTTATTTTAAAAACAGAGTAACAGTGAACAAGGATGACCTAAGAAACTTTTACTCAG AATTCCAGGATGTGAACGTGATGGTGATTTTGGGGTTTGGCTTCTTGAGCACCTTCCTAGTGCGTCATGGTTTCAGCAGCACTGGGTTCAACCTCCTTGTTGCAGCCATTGCTTCCCAATGGGCGTTAATCCTCACAGGTGTGGAGTCATGGTTCAGCGCAGGAAGGATAACGGTGGATTTAAAAAG cATTGTGGTTGCTGAGTTGTGCACAGCTTCTGCACTGATTGCAGTTGGATCTGTGTTGGGGAAGGCCAACCCAGTCCAGCTCACTGTGATTGTCCTGCTGGAAGTGTCAGGGTTTGTTTTAAACGAATGGCTCCTCCGGACTCTGCTGAAA GTTCGACCCCTGAGCAGCATCATGCTGCTCCACATCTTCGGGGCCCTCTTTGGACTCACGCTGACATGGATCATGTATCGGAAAGGCTCAGAAGACGGATTTGAAAAGGAGAAATTTGACAGAAAATCTGGATTGTTTTCCTCACTGG GAGGTACGGTGTTCCTCTGGATGTTTTGGCCCAGTTTCAACTCTGTGCTTGTTCCTGATTGGACTCCTTGGAGAAAGTTGGGAGCGGTGAGCAGCACCTATCTGGCTCTAGCTGTTAGTGCTGTGACAGCAGCTGCAGTGTCTGTGCTGTGCAGCCCAAAAGGGAAACTCAACCTG ATCCAAATGCAGTCGTGCATCCTTGCTGGTGGTGTTGCAGTTGGCGTTTCCATGTCTGCTGTACATGAACCTTGGGAAGCCATGGCAATCGGATTCACCGCAGCCATTGTATCGACCATCGGATTCAAATATCTAAAG AAGCACATGCTGTTAGCGTACGAGTGCCACGACACCTGTGCCATGTTAAGCACACACGGGCTTCCTGGTCTACTGGGCTGGCTCGCACAACTTGTCCTGCAGATTAAAGACTGTGATGATCACACGGT GGCCACCCGATTTGCTGTGTTCCACATCTGTACTCTGTTTATTACCATCTCTCTGAGTGTGTCTATGGGGTTTCTTACAG GGTTTCTGATTAAATGGAACTTCTGTCGACCACTCCAAAACAAAAAATGCTTTGACGATCAAGCTTTCTGGGAG TTTCCACACCTTGCAGCACACAAGTAA
- the tmem50a gene encoding transmembrane protein 50A, with protein MSGFLDGIRCGDCECNVDWGERRNTIASIAAGVLFFTGWWIIIDAAVKYPDEVQFHHAYHTCGVIATVAFLMINAVSNGQVRGDSYSEGCLGQIGARVWLFIGFMLAFGSLIASMWILFGGFVVPGKEFVYPGIAIFFQNAFIFFGGLVFKFGRTEDLWQ; from the exons atgtcaggatttCTGGACGGAATCCGCTGCGGAGACTGTGAATGCAACGTTGACTGGGGAGAAAGGAGGAACACCATCGCATCTATAGCTGCAGGAGTTCTG TTCTTCACAGGTTGGTGGATCATCATTGACGCAGCAGTGAAATATCCAGATGAGGTGCAGTTTCATCACGCTTaccacacatgtggagttatagcCACAGTGGCCTTTCTCAT GATAAATGCCGTCTCAAATGGCCAGGTGAGAGGGGACAGCTATAGCGAAGGCTGCCTGGGACAGATAG GCGCCAGAGTCTGGCTCTTTATCGGCTTCATGCTAGCTTTCGGCTCCCTCATCGCCTCCATGTGGATTCTCTTTGGAGGATTCGTCGTGCCTG GGAAGGAATTTGTGTACCCTGGTATTGCCATTTTCTTCCAAAATGCATTCATTTTCTTTGG GGGTTTGGTCTTCAAGTTTGGGCGCACGGAGGATCTCTGGCAGTAA